Genomic DNA from Parafrankia irregularis:
ACCAGCACACCTCCACAGCCATACGCGGTGGCGTTGTCTTCGGGGTCGAGATTCTTACTCCGAATCACGGTTCGCCGCACGGACTCGCGATTCTCCACCTCCAGGTGGAGGCGGACAGGCTACTCGAAACTGCACGCGCCGTCGCCGGCCGCAGGAACACTGTCCCGCTACGGGACGATATCGCAGCGATGCTTCCGCCATGGGCTTCCCTCGAGGCGCATGCCCGGATATTCACGGTCAGCTTCATGACCACGGCGAGCGACAACCTTGAGCCGCCACCGGGAGCGGCGCCGGTGCCGTCCTGGTCAACTATCGAGAAATGGCTGTGGCATCTCGCCTCCCGCACGACACGGGAGGACTTTCCTCCAGACCCCGACCATGCGGAGGTGCTGCTCTCCGGTCTGGTCGTCCTGTCCGCGGACTGGCGCTGCCTCGTCACCCGGGACGGCGCCGCCTTCGTCGGCACGCGGCGCGATATCGGCGCCGACGACCCGTTCCTCGGATTCGCCCAGGTCTACACGCACAGCGCGTATCTCGATGCGCTGGTCATCGGTATGGTGCAGCAGACATCGATCACCGGTATGGTCGAGGACGCATCCCGCGCCTTTGATTCGAAGGACCTCTCCCGAACCCTCAGCAGGCTTGAGGAACGCGCCGCGAGATTCCGCTCCGTCTACTGGTTGCGCGATGTCGGTACCCACGGCCTAGCCAACGACATCCTGGCCGCATACCAGACCCAGCACCGCCTGCCCGAGAAGTTCGAAGCCGTTCTGAACGAGATTGCGGATCTTAATCGCATCTTCCAGACCCAGGAGAGCCAACGAGTCAACGCGGCTCTCGGCATCATCACGGTGATCGGTCTGCCATTCGGCACCGCGCTGGCCGTTCTGCAGGTTCTCGGCACCGACTCGCCCCGCGGCCTCCTGCTGGGAATGTTGGCTGCGTTCGCGAGCTCCGGCATGCTTCTTCTAACCGGCTTCGGCCGCCTGCTCCTGCGCACTCTCCGACGTCTGGGCCGCTGAGCCCGCACCTTCGGACCACGCTTGATCAGCCAGGCCTGATCTGGCAGGCCCCAGGTCGCGGGGCCGGAGGGCGGGGATGCGTTCGAGGACTCCGTCGGCGAAGGTGCGGTACAGATCGAGCGTCTCCAGGTGGACGTAGCCGATGTGGCAGTCGCAGACGTCCAGGGGGCACGGCCGGGGCCGCGGCGCCGGGCGGAACGAGCCGTCGTACAGGTTCCCCAGCACGGCCGGGACGAAGTGACAGCGCCGGACCGTGCCGGTGCCGTCCACGGACACGACGGTCGCGCCGGTGCGGCAGGGCAGGCCGCGGCTGGGGTGTGGGGTGCGGCTGTAAGCGAACAGCGGGTCGATCTGGGCCCAGTCGGCGGCCTCGGTGTCGGTGTAGGTGTGGCCGCTGGCCGCGTTCACCCACAGGTATACGTGCCGGGGCAGATCGGCGCGCAGGCGGCGGGCGGCGTCCAGGTGCTCGGGCTGGCCCACGATGCCGGCGCTGAAACGCACCCCGCGGGCGGCCAGGTCGAGGCAGCGGCCGAGGAACCGAACGTATGACACCTGGCTCGGGTGGTAGGTGGCCCACAGCGCGAGCCGGGACGGATCAGCATCACTCGTCCAGTCGACGCGGTGGCTGAGGTTGGTCTGGATCGCGACCCGCCCGACGTGCGGGAGGTGGCTGAGCTCCACCAGCGCCCGCCGATACCAGGAGCGGGTGAGGCCCTCACCCCACGGCGTGAACAGCACCGAGACGCCGTGCTCCTGCTCCCGGACCCAGCCGGTGAAACGCTCCAGCGCGGCCCGGTCCGCCCGCAGCTGCGCCGGGGTGTCGCGGCGCTTCGCGAACGGACAGTAGGAGCAGTCGTAGTCGCAGCTCGCGAGCGGCCCACGGTAGAGGATGGTCAGCTGCATCAGCGTGGGGTGTAGCTGGCCATCAGGGCCTGGACCCGGGGTGAGAAGAGCGCCGGGCCCAGGGCGTCGGAGTGGGCGAGGCCGTCGGGGGTCAGCCGGAGACTGCTCGGGGTCTGCTCCAGCCAGCCGCGGTCGGCGAAGGCAGTGAGGTCGAAGTCCGCGGTCACGTCGGTGTGGAAACGCTCCCGGTAGGCGATGCGATCCAGGCCCTCGGCCTGCAGCAGCGACTGGATCAGATGGCGCCGGCGGCGCTCGTCGCCGGTGAGGGTGAAGCCGACCCGGGCGGTGGCGAAGTCCGTCTCGCGCAGGTAGTCGTCGAGGATCGCGCGCACGTGCCGGGTACCCACCGCGTATTCGAACGAGTAGTGCAGGTCCGAGGTGTAGGAGCGGGCTCCGCAGCCCAGGCCGACCATACCGTCGGTCTGGCAGCAGTACGCCGGCCCGGACGTACTGTGCGGGGCGGGCTGTTCGTCGGGCGGGCGGCGGAACATCCGCATGGAGACCTGCTCGTAGCCGCTGGCCAGCAGGTGGTCGCGGCCGAGGCGGTACAGCCGGATGCGCTGGTCGTCCCAGTCGGTCTCGCGCCGGGCCAGGCCGGTCAGGGGACGGATGTACAGCGGGTACAGGTAGAGCTCCTCCGGACGCCAGGCCAGTGCCGCGTCCAGGGAATGCAGC
This window encodes:
- a CDS encoding STM4011 family radical SAM protein; translation: MQLTILYRGPLASCDYDCSYCPFAKRRDTPAQLRADRAALERFTGWVREQEHGVSVLFTPWGEGLTRSWYRRALVELSHLPHVGRVAIQTNLSHRVDWTSDADPSRLALWATYHPSQVSYVRFLGRCLDLAARGVRFSAGIVGQPEHLDAARRLRADLPRHVYLWVNAASGHTYTDTEAADWAQIDPLFAYSRTPHPSRGLPCRTGATVVSVDGTGTVRRCHFVPAVLGNLYDGSFRPAPRPRPCPLDVCDCHIGYVHLETLDLYRTFADGVLERIPALRPRDLGPARSGLADQAWSEGAGSAAQTSESAQEQAAEAG
- a CDS encoding STM4012 family radical SAM protein, giving the protein MTAPHQQYTGPYQQYVYAYPHKTAYRPLSPRPPLRDVWAAQDRSALFLYLHVPLCEMRCGFCNLFTRTGASEEFTGAYLDALERQAAAVTSALGDAAFATVAFGGGTPTYLTAPELERLCDISARLAPLGSVPFGVETSPATATADRLTVLRERGTTRISIGVQSFLDVEARAAGRPQRRVEVEAALERIRRAGFPTLNIDLIYGIDGQTAATWLHSLDAALAWRPEELYLYPLYIRPLTGLARRETDWDDQRIRLYRLGRDHLLASGYEQVSMRMFRRPPDEQPAPHSTSGPAYCCQTDGMVGLGCGARSYTSDLHYSFEYAVGTRHVRAILDDYLRETDFATARVGFTLTGDERRRRHLIQSLLQAEGLDRIAYRERFHTDVTADFDLTAFADRGWLEQTPSSLRLTPDGLAHSDALGPALFSPRVQALMASYTPR